The following DNA comes from Girardinichthys multiradiatus isolate DD_20200921_A chromosome 2, DD_fGirMul_XY1, whole genome shotgun sequence.
ttttaatatttatgtttgtggggcTCTAACTGTAGGCAGTGATGAATGTATGGCCAAATaaagtaatgatttttaaaataccattacaGTAACAAATACCACAAattattagaatagaatttCTAGTTAATGCTCCTCTAGGACATGTCACGAAGGTCTTAATGAATATAAATCTGGCAAATTTAACAAATGTCCTTCTACTTTGAAGTGACTTTAATTCGGTTTCAGTGTAACCGCTGTGAAATAATGTCTTTAGAAAAGCAGGCGGTAATCCCATATAGAGTGATCAGACCTCCTTTTGCAACACAACACATAAGTATATTTCTGCTAAGTTTGTTAAAGTTACACCTTTTCTTAATATTCCTTAATATTCTGAATTGACATTGTATGAATTCTAAAGTGTAATGGCTGTGGCAGAATCATCAGCTATAGTTTTATTGGTGAAAGCcatggatttttattttcacaaacctctctctctctgccgaACAAGATGTCAGTCGGTGTTATCAAACGCAGCAAcattctttgcttttttgtttatatctgttttgttttgccaCTAAATAAATGGCCCgcttaatttaaataaagtgaataattgatcagtttaaaaaaaatacaaaataagcaCTTGACAGAAATTGACagaaaacccaacatttttCACATGTTGGGTTTTAAATACTGGCTTCAGACATTTAACTCAGAAGATAATTTTAgcaaaaacccccaaaaataaacaaacaaacatacagaGGGACGCACCATTAAAACATCCTGTGTGATTTTGTCCAACTCATACAGGAAGTTTGTTGAGGAGAGGGGTTGCTGTGggcaaaacaagaagaaaatcacTCTGTTCCTCTCAGATAAACATTTGGCATTTCACACATTTCTGCACACGATATGGCTTCTGTGAATTTCCTTACGCTCTGTGTAGACTGGTTCGGTGGGGGggcttttcttttaaaaagcgCATCAGAAATGGCTTCAAGAGGAAGGATGTCGTCTTTTAGGACTGTGAAGAGAGGGCTGTCCCATCTGTTTCTGGAGTCTGGTGCTTCAAACCTCTGAACTAATGCTTCAAAGCTTCAAAAGCAAGTAAAATTACACTTTAATAGAACACATTAACCATCACAGTGATTCTAATTCAGTGCAGAAACCTCTCACTCACATGTTCTGGCTGTATTgctctgcagcttctctgttTTTGTTCCACGATGAGCTGTCCTCACCTGACGTCAAACAGTGAACCTTCATCAACAGACACCAAAGATTTTAGTCACACCCACTTTTGTCATTATGATCCAAAGTGTTTTTTCCCATGCATGCTTACCAGGCAGTGTGGTGTCTGTGCATGCTTCGTAAGGCAGAACAGTTCATAGCGGTAACCTGTGAGATATGTTAATAATGAAGTTACgccacagtgctttaaacaataATTAGCACAACGAACGTAACTGTTGATAAGTACCTTTTATGTAATTTAATGAGTCCAAGATTACAATGTTGTCCTTGTTGACCTTCCTAGAAAAACAAATAGTTTGtaaaaagatgatttttttttatgtctaattGTAACAACCTGGGTGTGGTAGTGAGGAGATGAACTTACCTCTCTACTTCAGCTTTTAGAGATGCTCTGGCATCTTTCTCCTGTTGGGAATCTGCAACCAATCGGAACGTTTAGCCCATAACAACGATAAAACACACCAACCACATAAAACACACCAACCACATAAAACACACCAACCACATAAAACACACCAACCCCACCCACTGCAGTCATTAGAcacagtttgtgtttgtgatcTCATGAGATGTTCTTCAAAATGGAGCTGTGGCCTAGTAGCTGCTGTGACAGAACCAGCAAAACCTGCGTTTCTGTCGTGTAAAGACAAAATTCTCCAAATGTAATGGCTAAAagaattcaataaataaaacaaaaaaattggcAAATTACAGAAAGAAATCTAAAACAGCTAAGAATAACTCCACACAAAAAACTTGTCACATGTTGCTGCCTCAGGGAATgtgcatgtttttctgttttgttcgtTACATTTTCAAAGTATAATGTACATTTTAGCAGACTagcatattaaaaaaaagattttaaaaaatctgatttaacaTGAAGCACATGAACAGGTAAGGGTACGAAAAATGCCAATCGGAGCTGAAAAAGTATGCCGGAAATTGATCGTTTTTGTGATTTATTACAGCGGCTGTGCATGAAGCCCTTAGGATTAGCGCGGTTTGGCAACAAAACCTAAAGGATAATATGTATTCCCACCTAAGAATGTTACTAATAAATTAATTTGTGAATCAGATTTATGGTCAAATActgaatatatttattaaactgcTACTATATAACAAACGTCACATTACAGAACCGTAATGAAGCTGGGTGGTGgattaaaattgtatttattttttatttattctatgtTATTTCAGAAGTATCATGTATGCGTTCCTTGCAGTTTATGCTGCATAGCTTATACTTTTATTGTAAGGACAAAGGACTCTGGGCTAATTAATTAACACAGGATAGCAAGTTAGAAATATTATATCACACCCATGTCTGCATTCATCATAATTAACTGTAAGGTTTTAGATCACGTGTTTCATCAGTTTCTCACCAGCTGAGACGcgattatatttaaaaacccgCTCAAGTATTAACATGCCACAGCATCCTGGTACTCGAATAAAACACGCT
Coding sequences within:
- the kti12 gene encoding protein KTI12 homolog → MPLIVMCGYPCSGKTRRAEELKAHFEDTTDRQVHTVGDGALGVDRNRVYADSQQEKDARASLKAEVERKVNKDNIVILDSLNYIKGYRYELFCLTKHAQTPHCLVHCLTSGEDSSSWNKNREAAEQYSQNIFEALVQRFEAPDSRNRWDSPLFTVLKDDILPLEAISDALFKRKAPPPNQSTQSQPLSSTNFLYELDKITQDVLMAIFNAQKTSVPGDLISVPGATEKVELTRIVNMAELRKLRRQFICYSKMHPTENTGQISNMVTAVPKIRSQWLKKGA